One Salvia miltiorrhiza cultivar Shanhuang (shh) chromosome 6, IMPLAD_Smil_shh, whole genome shotgun sequence genomic window, atttttacattttaaatcaaatattttcataaaatatatcatatgaaagctcttatcatgatctttaatttgatatgcatattaaatattttagggCAAATAGCGCCAAAATCCTTATAGTTTCCCCGAATTCGCATTTTTATCTTAAcctttaaatttattgttaaaatccttgaacttaattccgattctcgtttttcccttaATGACGTTTTCCTATAACTAATTGCACTGGCTTGTCACCTATGTGGAAAGCTTGTGCTGAGTCATTAAATTAGGAccaaaacgtcgtcgttttataCACGATTGAATAGTCCCTTCTTACTCATTCTCTGTCATCGCCGTCAGAATCGCAAGCAAAATTCTCGAAGAGTAAGCAACGGGGAAACCACCGCCCCATGATTCAATTTCACCATGAATTGCCCAAATCTCCGATGGAAGAAACCGAATAAAATCCAGCGCGACAGCTTCCGACCAAGGTTCTTCATTGAAATCGACGCACTCGGTGGTTAGTGTTGAAAGGGCAGGGGACGAAGGTAGCAGCGGCGGTGGAGGTTTTTGCATGGATTAGTGTTGGGAGGGATCAGAGGGCGGTGGCAGAGGGGTGGAGAAGAGATTTGAGGTCGGAGAGAGCAATGGTAACAGATGGCGGTGGCGGAGGCGAAGTTCCGGCGGGATGATGAAGACGAAGACATGGATTGGGTGTGTTTTTCTCAAGAACCCTAATTTGATTTTGCCCTCAATTTTTCGATTGGATTGCATTTAATTCCCTAAATAGACATAAAACTACGCCGTTTAGGGTTTAGCTTAAACTATGTCGTTTACTTCGCCAGAAACTTAATCCTACGTGACTTTCCGACAGCCATGTCAGCATTAATTATATTGCTAGTTAATTTTATGGGAAAAACGAGAAACGGAattaagttcaaggattttaacaagaattttAAAAGACACGGGAAAAATGCGAATTCGGGGAAACTATAGGGATTTTGGCTCTATTTGcccaatattttataattaatcgaatttcacaattttgaaaataaatgtaacaacaaataagaagttaaagaacatgaaaataaaaggaaaaatatagtttaaacgtaaacctttaattttattgtaactataaaattgccactcaattttaaaattaatttgaaattgatttcaaattggaaactccctttttaatatagtatagatagatgAGTTGTGGCAACCAATTTTTCGTCACTTAGGTCGGCAACGGCCTCTCAACTTTAATTGTTTCCTTCCAGCTtaaccaattcattctcacaaaCTTTCTAACCCGACTCATCTAACAAGGTTTCAATCAAGTCATCAACATCTTGGCTCAAGATTCTAGAATCATTCAAATTTAGAACTCATATCATTAGATCCAACGCATAAAAGATTTGGACAAATTCTCATGTACATCCGTCTGCACCGTGATGTAGATATAAGTGAAATAAATGTGATGAATTACGAGCAGGTAGACCGCATGGCTTTTAACCATGATGTCGTGAGTTTGATTCCCACAAGCAGTATTTTCACTGGGCATTGTCCAATTCAGTTCCctcaatttgttttttttttatgttttttttttgcccAAACCCTTCTCACCCCATTCGAAAATACCATTTACGTGCCTTGAAAGTGTCATTTGCATgcattaaaaatgtcatttgtaatatatcatttatttttagaCAAAAATATCGTTTGCAAAGTATTGTTTCCATAGATTAAAAGCatcattttttgttattaagtgtcatttttaatatatcatttattttaatcaaaagtatcatttgattttataaaaaatactcactttATAGAAAcaagccacttatagtgggacaacccaaaatagaatacaATCCGTTTTTAATGGGACAGAGAATGTATCATTtgcatatattaaaaatatcattttttttatcaaagtgTCATTAATAATGTAGTATCATTTCTCGTCTCATTTGAAAGTATCACTTGCAtgcattaaaagtgtcatttgtaatatactccctccatcccgctattcaagtcccattttcctttttgggttgtcccaccgataatgtcccgtttcctaaaaaggaaataataaggggatGCTTAACATTAAATGAGATAACTAATTATCACACTAATTTCAATTTTAACCACCGGACTCCAACCCACCATTTAATTTTCTCccaattcttcttctccatttgAGTCCGCCGCAAGTCCGAAACCCTAAAactactctctctctcgaatCGCGATCGGCGCTCTGCCTCTTCGATTCTCCGACGCTCCGTCGTCGACTTTCCTGGGTTTCAGCCGTCGCTCCTCTGCATTCGTCTCTCACCTTCAATTTCTCTCACCCATCTGAATCCCTGTGATTTAACTCCGTCAAAATCtgaagctctctctctctctctctcgctttcTATTTCGTCGCCTTTGGTCGAAATCtgaagctctctctctctctttcatctATTTTTCTGAGGGATTCCACCGATTCAATGTCGAAATCATACGCAGAGAAGTCCGATTTCGCATGGATGGTTGAGTTGGAGACTTGGATCCAATTGTTGGTGATTGAAGATGGATGCAAAGATTGGCGTCGCCGAGCTGAGATCCATGAAGGTAAAGTGATTTCGTCTACACCTAGTTCTTCCTCCGGTGATGTATCGGTTTCAACTGGAAACCCTATTTCTTATcctgattctttttttttctgtgtGAGGAAAACTGGCAACACAAGGATATGTCTGATGCTGTGTTGTTGATGTTGAAAAGCATGCTCCCTGATTTTTTTCTGGTGAGATCTACCCTAATCTTCATTTACAACTACTGGTTGTTGGCGATCTCGTGTGGGATTTGGTTTGGTTTGGGAAGTTGCATGTGGGTTTTTGCAGTGTTAGTCATATGTGGTATGTGTGGTCCATTGGTCTGAAATGATGATTGATGCTCAACTTTATACGTCCCTACTTGGTTTGGTCCAATGATCTATGATTAAATGGCATTATTTTGACTATGAGTGCATCCTGATTCTTACTTGTTCCCCTGTTCTTACTGGCTTGTGTGATCCAGTTGTTCTAGTTTATGTTTTGGGTGTGTGGTGTTGTTTATGTGTGGCTGTTGGTTAGGTGTGGTTGAATTGGTGTTATTGAGTGGCTGTTGATTGATGGTGTTATTGATTGGTTGCTGAAACTGATGGTGTTGGGTGGCTGCTGTTGTTTGATTTGGTGTTATTGATTTGTGCATTCAATCACAACATTATAGCATCACATTATAGCATTATAACATCCACATCATTCTTCCTACATTTACAAAACAGAAACCTTTCTACTGCAGTCTTGGAACAAGCAGACTGCAATCACAAcattcatttacaaaaaaaaaacctttcATCACAGCTTGCATCTACCAAAAAGTTTAGCATCATTTACAAAAAACATCCACCTTGCACTCCCATATCACATAACTtcagttgattgaatttgaaattgatGCACCATCAACTCAACCTCATCTGTGCAACCTGCATTAACTCCCAAATTCTGCATTAGTGTATCACTAATTGACAATGCTCCATTGTCAATTAGGTAGGATATGCACTCCCTTACAAGTTCACTTGGAACTTGGAGATTCAAGGGCAGCATATTCTGCCTAATCAAAGCATCATTCCCTAAATGAGGGATCTTATTGCTATTCCTCCTCTTCACTTTCAGAATTTCCACCATACAGCTTTGCAAGCTTAAGAAAACTTTATTTAAAGTAGTTGGGCTTAACTCATTGAATGAATTAATCACTGCATTCACTAGACCATCCACATTTGTAGACATGGATTCAATTTGGAGGCTTTGTATTGCCCTAAACCACCCCAAATCATTAATGTTTGTGTCTGGAGAGTTTGGTGGTTGATGCACCAAGTGAATATCAAAGCCATCAGATGAAGCAACGGCCCTGAAATCTGGGtctgagtcttgaatgtgaggCCTAGCATTATCTTGCTGAATAAAGATGGTTTTGCATGCATTTGCTGGCCACTTTGCTTTAATAGCAGGAATTATCTGTGTTTTTCCATCAAAAAAAACAATGAAACTAACTCAGCATTCATTCTTACATACCCACTGCATTACACCTTACAAAGCTGCTGCTATGCGTACAAACAGTCATACATACACAGTGCATTGCATGTCTCAAATTATCTAAGCATATATagaaataaattgaacttgGAACATGCTATTGTTACATTTAGGGCATATCTCATTCATCCTATATACCTGGTATATCAGGCAGTCTTTCACCACTTGTTTGGTGATGCTTTGAATTGGCTTCCACTCCATAGTGCCTGCAGCCCTGTTCTTACTATTCCTTTTTGCTGGAACAAGTTAAGTGAATGGAAAAATTCCAATTTTTCCATCAAACAAGCACTCACCATTAGCCCCAAAAACTGGCCTACATACTGCACACATGAACATTACCTTGGTGATGAACTTCTTGTTCTTGCATGTCCTATGAGGTTCTATCTCTTCAGGAGTTAAGTAGAACCTTTGTGCACTTTTTGTGATGTagaaccatttctcatcaatGTGGACTGTGTTGTGCATGCTTTTAAATGTCAAACTCCTCATAATGCTAtcatattctagagcttctaagGAAAACCGTAGCCTAAGCAACTTGTTTGGAGCTGTGAGATCAGATTTTATTGCATTCGAATGAGCCCTGATCAGTCCAGATTTTGCCCATCTACCCACTGTGCTTTTACTGCATTTAACCCCACATGCAAGCTTTCTAATTGTTGATCTTTTTGACAAATCTAGGCTAGCAATTAACTGAAAATCCAGAGCTACAAGTTTTCTCCTTGGTCTCAACATTTTCTTACTCACCGAACTCATTACCTCACCATTTGCTCTTCGTTCTTTTGCAGCTGCCCAAATACGACTGATCGTCTGCCGGCAGCAGCTCCATTTTTGAACAGCAGCAGTAATCTTCCCTCGAGATGATTTTCCATTTTGGCTTCCTTCAAGCAGAAACTCGATGATGGCAGCCCTCTCAAAGGAAGAAAGATCCTTCCTTCTAGCCATGTGGAGCAATTTCTGAGTTTTTGagtgtttttttgttttttgggaGTTTAGTTTAGTGAATGTGTTGTCTGCCCAATTTATAAAGGGCATAGCAATCTGAAACTTGGGAAAATTGTGGGAAATTTGAATGTTGGCCAATTTTTAATGCTAAAGGTTCTTTTTCAACTGCCGCCATTTTTTTTGTGCATTGAATtgtgtttcaattttttaaagttaatgCAGTACATATAGTTAGGCAGATTTTCGTTTTAAATTGTCAACTTATGCccattaattttgaatttaggcAGGTAAAAATTTCATCAAACAagcataaaattaatataaataaaattacaaattatataaaaataaattaaaaaaattaagtcttttaataataataaattagaaataattagttATTCCTTAAACACAAACTAAATCATGTGGACCACACTCTTAAATCATCTAATttgcttctccttaatctctgtgccgaaaagaaatgagacttgaatagcgggacggagggagtatcatttatttttatacaaaatatcattttaatttataacaACATCATTTACGAAGTATCATTTGAATACATTAAAagtattactctctccgtcccacttcaaatgacccaatttttattttagattgtctcacttcaaatgacccaacacaaatttagaaataaaagtAGGCATTTAACACAACTTTTTACATTGTCCCACCACCACTTTACACCTTTATCACAAaaattttttaatctccgtgcccaatttttttgggtcatttgaagcgggatggagggaatattttttactattaaaagtgtcatttgtaatgtatcatttatttttataaaaaaatatcattggTGAAACATCAtttgtattaaataaaaatataattggtTGTTAGTAAAAGTATCATTttcatttatcaaaaaaaaactTTACCAATTTGACAGAACTTTCTGTGTTGAAAGTCACAAATTCGACTGTCGACAGCCACCTCTCCGGCTTGAACTTCACGCAGTCCTCCCCTTATTTTTACACCCTTTCCAACTAGACAAGTTGCTCACCCTTCTGTTGTTTGGCGGATCTGATGCTGCCTACCATCTCATTTCTCAATTTGCTTTTCAACTTCATATCCCCAAGAATCAGTCGAATCCCTAATCTCATTTCTCTCCAATTTTCATCAACTACACACCAAGAACACAAACAGAATGAAAGTGCAGCAACTCAATTAAATCTAGAAAAATTTCCATAGCATTGATGCGCCAAATTAAAGAACGCGGCAACAACGCTATGTTGGCACAGTGGCTATGGCGGCAACGCAATGGCGGATTGcaacataagtaaataaagaaaattagaTCGCGCGATGGTGAACTTGAACCCAGGACCTCAGGCATTGGGCATTAATCACCTACAATAGGCGGATtgcaacataaataaataaagaaaattagaCCGCGCGATGGTGAACTTGAACCAAGAACCTCAGACCTTGGGCATTAACAACCTACGCTAGGTCAACACACATACACATTTATTTCTGTTTTTATTAGAAAGTTTAGTGCTCTTATTGAAAATCTTAAAAGTTGTTGaaatttattttcacattttatAATTAAGAGCATTCACAATGGGGCTTGACTGAGGGGCTCGAGCCCCACCGCGGTAAGCTCCGCTAGCTGTCGAGCCATCAGGCTCAATAAAACGAGTCCGGTTTGAAGGCGAAGAAGTTAGGTGTGTGCTTGCATGCGCTATTTAAaaaaaccatttttttttaaattcggttattttttttattcaatctTATCATTGAATGActctttttctatttattttttaaacccCCAAAATCTCTCTATGAATATTAActcatttcatttatttattttttataccaAATTCATTCTAATCGAGTAGTACTCATAAAGCTACGCAAGGAGTTTTGTCCGAATTCCGATCGTATTTTGGCTTGAGATACAAGCATTCACGATAAATGAGTCCACCACAAACTCGAATAAGATTTGATCAAGCATATTTAAGCACTCTTCGGTTCTATCGAGCCGTTGATgcaatttatgtaattttatattttacttaTTGTAATTTtcgaatttatatttaataaaattttcgtTTTAAAAgttctatatttatttaatttaaaatttgaattttaaaagtaGGATAAAAAATTTATAGAATCTCTCATTGTGGAGGGGTGACTCTCTAGAGGGATGGCTCCTGAGAGATCCCCGAAACCATGAATGCTAGTATAATTGTTCAGGAAATTATTTTGTCAGATACTGATcgaatttacaatttttttaaataacctATAAACTTACTCAAGCACCCTCTAAGTCTATTGGTGGACTTTGTCTTTAACTATATAGCAGAATTTAATGAAGACGgttaacaatatatttttttcaataaatgaGGTGTCTAAAAGCCATTAAGAAATAAATGAGGCATCTAATCTTTACCAATTAATTTTAGAAAATGACTGCATGTCCCTCCTGTTGGTCCACGAAATTAATCAAAGCTCAATTCCACGTTCAAtgttgacattttttttttttggtttgagaaacaaataaaaagatGTCAACTTTGAATATTATGTGTTGACATTTACTAAACCCAACCCTCACGAAGTTAACTGTATACTCGGAGAAAGTCAAAAGATTTGATTCATCGTCTTCACATCTTCATTCTTAGGTTACCCACAACTAATTAATAACAATGAAATATTCAACTAATTACAATTAGGAAATCCCATTGTAACTACTAGCATTCAATATACGGCTACTATATAGCTAGGGGCAATGTTTTCTCACATTTTGATTCATAGTATATGGTTGGCTTGAATATAAATCTTCTTCTAGGAATATGCAGTACTGTTGTAACtgaatgttttaatttttaattttatgatgaGCATAGTTATGTTCAATACAACAGCGGAGTTTTAGaagcaggggcggatccaggattcaaTGTTAGGGGGGCTGAATCTATTGGACTACGGTGCTTGAAAATatttacacgggggttcgggggcgggagctcccgaagcaaatttttttgagcattccgtacacttcattttcatgcattttttcaacaatcacttaatataataagataattgttcgcaattcaattaattcaacatcaagtagattgaaagcatataaagacgtacttttattcatttttcttaaaaaaaattgtttcatcttctaaacaaataaactaattttcattgttagtaattagtaattttacttttacctttagaattgactcaaatttaacattaaaaattaactaagaaagaaaaaatgataaaaataatatggatagttggatactataaataactcaatgtgttgagcaattaatatggatagttggatactataaataatgtattactatattttttcttgtatttttctatttatatacacatatatagatataaaacaaaataataagaatatatatatatatctatattataaaaaaaaaaattagaagtaAGGTATGGTTAGATGCTGGAACTTCAATGTGTATTAATTGAGATGATTtgggatgagagagagagagagtagtttATTTCATGAGGATTTGTGCTTAATTTGATTTACTCTATTCCTTCCGTCCATCAATTCGCgtcctaatttgtcattttgaatCGTCCATCAATTTGTATTATAATCCACTAATTAATGTATTGACCTTTACTAATTATGGGTTATTTTCtccattcaataaataaataattaatacatttttttcttaaaatctgtgtctcTTTTCCTAAGatacgaattggtggacggatgggGTATTATAACGAGAGAGTAGTTTATTTAATGAGGATTTgtgtttaatttgatttattctattataattaatacCACCAATATATTTGATCACTAGTGTACACATCAAAATGttatagatattttttttttgacttgggggagttggggagggggagcaatGGGGTTTGAATCCGGGACCTTATTGTTATTATAGATATTTAAGATGTGTAATTAGTAGGTTTCATTAGTAGCGTATTTCAAATGATAAGTTGTTTGCATTTTCAAATTAGACATCGTCTTTAATTAATCTTTAATTCGTCTTgcaattgaaaatataattagAAGGGGTAATTGTctctaaatacataaactttcactAGATTTTAGAATTGCACATCATCTTTAAAATCAGCCCGACAATACATATcctttgtatatttttttatttttcctatgacaCCTAAAATCCCCAAATGTTAAAATGATGTGGATGCCGGAATTAACACTTGGACTTGCCGAACGGCCCTTCAAAATGATGTCGTCCTTAATTAAgaaaaacgacgtcattttccTTAAATTAAACATTTGATTTCCCATAGTTTTCCCCTTTTCAGCCGTAATCCCTAACATTCCCCTTTTCTTCTCAAAACGGCGAAACATCTCCACCCTCTTCTTCCTTGAATCAATCAGTAAGGTAGTGAAAAGAGTTCGAAGAAGAAGCAATTGTGACCATAGCCCCGTCTAAATCTGAAGCTGAGGCAGGAGCCATAGATGAGTGTGAC contains:
- the LOC130990503 gene encoding uncharacterized protein LOC130990503, yielding MARRKDLSSFERAAIIEFLLEGSQNGKSSRGKITAAVQKWSCCRQTISRIWAAAKERRANGEVMSSVSKKMLRPRRKLVALDFQLIASLDLSKRSTIRKLACGVKCSKSTVGRWAKSGLIRAHSNAIKSDLTAPNKLLRLRFSLEALEYDSIMRSLTFKSMHNTVHIDEKWFYITKSAQRFYLTPEEIEPHRTCKNKKFITKVMFMCAVCRPVFGANAKRNSKNRAAGTMEWKPIQSITKQVVKDCLIYQIIPAIKAKWPANACKTIFIQQDNARPHIQDSDPDFRAVASSDGFDIHLVHQPPNSPDTNINDLGWFRAIQSLQIESMSTNVDGLVNAVINSFNELSPTTLNKVFLSLQSCMVEILKVKRRNSNKIPHLGNDALIRQNMLPLNLQVPSELVRECISYLIDNGALSISDTLMQNLGVNAGCTDEVELMVHQFQIQSTEVM